The Candidatus Nezhaarchaeota archaeon DNA window CTTACATGGAAAAGAGAGTGCTTTAATGATCGACATAGTCGTAGACGAGCTCGATCACATAGAGACTGTAGCAGGAATAATGAAGAGGGCCAAGATAGATCAACAGTACTTAATAGCTATACAGCTTAGCAAGGATATCTATCTAAAACTAATGAATGATAAGCAAGGTATTCAGATAATTAAGGTCTTCAGTATGGTCTAGACAGCTAAAAAATGATGTTTGAAAGGTTGAAAGAAGATCTTGGGGCTACTTCTTTTTCTTCTCCTCTTTCTTCTCTTCCTTCTTCTCCTCCTTCTTCTTGCTCATTTTCAGACCCTACAAGTTTCCTGCTTTTATCAAGCTTAAGATGTTTTGTACAATCATGTGAGTATAATGCCTTTTGAAATTGAGTTAGAATCTGTATACTGTTGCTCAGTCACTACTTAATTGATTATCAAGTAAACCTTCCTTCTAAGTGATTCATTGCAGTTAAAGCGTTAGAGAGCGCAAACTTAATTTTTAAACCTTTATGTGACGTTAATGCATTAGCTAATGGTGAAGTGATTAATCCCTTGCTTCAAGGTGGTGCGCCAGTTGAAGATAGCGTTCATCACAGCGGAATATCCACCCAACGTATATGGGGGCTTAGGGGTTTATTCTAGGGAGCTGACAACGCGTTTAGTTAAGCTAGGTCATGAGGTTCACGTTTTCTCCATGAACCCTGGAGGTCCTCCAACAACCTCTTTAGATGAGGGTGTTTACGTTCACAGGTTAAAGTTTGTCAATGCTACCTCAGCTCTAAAGATCTTGGTAAATGACGAATTAAGATCTTGGGGTCCAGGGTTCAGATACCTTAATGACGTGTTTACTTACAATGTCGCATCAGCATTTGAGATATTGAGGGAGGTCGAGGAAAGTGGAGTAACATTCGACATTATATCCGTTCACGATTGGCTTTCAGCGATAGCGGGGCTTATAGTTAAGGATGAAATGAGTAACGTGGCTCTAGCGTTCCATGTTCACTCTACTGAGAAAGGAAGGAACTTTGGAGGAGGCTCCCCCACGGTCTCAGCTTTGGAGTTAGCATGTGCTGAGAAGGCTGACTTAATAATTACGGTCTCATACGCTATGAGAGATCAAGACCTTGCGCCTCAAGGCTTTCCGATGAGTAAGGTCCGCGTTGTATGGAATGGTGTCGATCCTGAAAAGTTCTCACCTTTAAGGGTCACTAGGGAAGAAGTTGAGGAGGTTAAGGTTAAGCACGCTATAAAAGATGGACCGTTGATACTTTTCATAGGCAGGCTCGTTAAGGTAAAAGGCGTCGACAAGCTAATAGAAGCCATGCCTTACGTGCTCAAGGATTACCCTAATGCAAGATTACTCGTGATAGGTCAAGGGGACCTCTACGACTATTTGATTCATTTAGCCAATAGACTTAACGTAATGGGTCACGTGACATTCATTAACAGGTTCTTAAACGACGAAGAGAAAGTCGCTTACTATGCTGCATGCGATGTAGCTGTCTTCCCAAGTCTCTACGAGCCCTTCGGGATAGTGGCCCTAGAGGCTATGTCCATGGAGAGGCCTGTTGTTGTAGGTGCTAGAGGATGCAGTGGTCTCCGAGAAGTAGTGATACCGTCAGGGGCTAACCAGTGTGGTATTCATGTAAACCCGTACGACCCTAAAGACATTGCTTGGGGGATAGATGCAGTGCTATCAAGCCAGGATAGGGGGAGGTGGATGGGCGTTAACGGTAGGAAGAGGGTATTGGAAAACTTTACGTGGGATCACGCTACCTTGAGAACGCTTAAAGTGTATGAAGAAATTGTGAGAAAATGCTCGTGATTACCTTAGAGACCGATACATTCTTGAAGGTTGCATAGTTGCTATATCATTTCACGCTCTTCTTAGGTTTCCAAGGGTTATTCTCGTACTCTTGCAAGACTTGAAGGTACAAGTTCAGCGTTTTTTCTGCTATGGTATCCCAAGAGTACACTTCTCTAGCAATCTTTGCACCATTCTCTCCCATAACCCTCATGACCTCAGGGTTTCCGATTAAGTACTCGATTGCAGAGCTTAATGCGTGTACATCACCCGGAGGTACCTTCAATCCATTAACTCCATTAATCACTATTTCTGAGAGACCTCCTACATCGGAAACTATCACAGGCTTTCCAGCCATCAATGCTTCTAAAGCCACTATCCCGAAGGGCTCGTAGAGACTTGGGAAGACAGCAACGTCACACGACCTATAGAGCTCGTGAAGTTCAAGGTCTTCAATAAAGCCGGTAAAGTAGAATTTGTGTCCAAATCCGCTTCTGTAAGCTTTGTCCATAAGCTCTTTGCGCATGGGCCCCTCTCCCACGATGACGAACTTCACATCCTGTCTCCTTGATAGCAGGGATAGAGCTGCGTCAACCAGTACGTGGACTCCCTTCTCGTACACCATTCTTCCAACGAAGAGAACTAGCTTCTCCCAGTCCTCTGCGTACCTCCTTCTAACTTGATAAACGTCTACGGCATGCGGTACCTCTACCAAGTGGACCCCGTTAGGTATGACTACAATCTTGTCTTCAGGAACGCCTAAAGAATTTCTTAGCTCGTACTTCATGTAGTTGCTGCACACTATGATCTTCCAGCTCTCGTAAGCTAACCACCACTCGATTGCATGTATGTGGCTCTGCATTGCTTCTACTATCGACCCCTGTCTCCTTCCATGCTCCGTTGAGTGGAAGGTGGCTATAAGTGGCCTTCTTAGTAAATGCTTGAGCGTGATCCCAGCAACTGCTGTGAGCCAATCATGAACGTGAATTATTGAAGCATCTTCTTCAAGCGCTGCTTCTATCATGTTCAAGTTGAACTGATGAACCCACGACGCGAAATCGCTTGACTGATATCCGTAACTTGAGACTCTAATGATCTTCAAGTTCCTTTCATGCTCAACTCTTGGAGTCTCCGGATAATCTAAGGTTATCACTGTTACTTCTACGCCTCTACGAGCTAACGCCTTTGATAGCCAGTACACGTGGCGGGCTAGTCCACCTATGATCCTGGGTGGGTATTCCCAGCTAAACATCAGTACTTTCAAAGGTCCTCAAGACCTCCTCGACTATGGAGGCCGTGTGTGCTGGACTTAATGAAAGTCTCACTCTATCGCTTGGTATCCTGTACTCGTTTAATACTCTTACTATAGCTTCCTCAGTTCTAGCGACAATTAGGTCTGAGGCATGTAAGAAGCGCATTTCAAGGCCACGTACGCTAAGACTTAGGAGGCTCTTTTCACTAGTTCTCATGCTCTCGACGCTGTTAACTGAGGTTATCATGGGTCTTTTCAAGTACTCTTTAGCGAAGAAACCTAAGAGGGCTCCAGACCACTCATAAGATAGTATCAGCTTCACTTGATTAGGATCGTAGAGCTCATGAATTAATCTCGATAACACCCTAGCAAAATCTCCTAGGGCCGATATTACGCTGGTGACTATGTTCGTGTTATCCTTTATTGTTATGGCAACCGATTGGTAGAACACGTTACGCCTTTTAGAGCCGATGTCATGGTGCCATGGATGCAACACTATAACCTCGTAGCCTCGTTTTGCGATCTCTTCAGCATCTTCTTGTACTTGCGATCCTACGACTCCATTGATGTGCCATGTAAATACGAGTATCATATCAAACGTACCATGGCTTGTCAGCTACTTATTGAGATAGCAGAGAGTATTCCTTTGAAGGTAAGGTAGAAACGTCCGCTTCTTTCACCTACATAACCTAGTTCCTTACAACATCTCAGCACATCCTCTATCTGGCTCTTGTCAAGTGATTGCACGTGCTTAGCTATATCATCGACATGAACGGCATTCTCAGCATCAATAGCAGATAGAAAATGCATTATAGACAAGATTTTATGCAGCGCTTGCGTTATCTCTTCCTTCACAAGCTATCACCTTCAAGAAAGTATTCTATGTATGGATCGCACCAGTGACTCCAGTACTGCGCATAATTCTTGACGGGCACTGGATTAAGTGAAAGTTCTCCTGAGGGATGCGGATTTGTGCCTACGGGTAAGCTAAATAGCTCATTGGCATATCCTATGGCCCCCTCAGAGATCATGTGATCTAAGTTGTTGATCAATATGCCGTAGAGATCCATGCCCAGCTCCTTCATTATCTCCATTAAGTAAGGTGTGTCACGAGGCCACACGACCGGCCCATGATACTCTAAATCTCCTAAGTAAGGTCTTTCCTCAACCTTTATGGTGATGATACCAAAGTCTTCCCAACCATCTCCCAACTTTACCAACTTCCTCTTTACGATCATGGCCTTCACGTGCTTCCAAGCTTTCGAAATGTTACTTTTATCGTAGACTATGTTTTTAAGCACTGCGAGCGCTACTAAACCAGTTGAGCTCGGAGTCCAATCCCTTAAATTACTTAGCGGTTCTATGGTTGATGGCGGGAGACCATCCTCTACGTAGAACCACTTCTTGTAACCATCAAGTAGCTCGAATTTAACTTCATAAATCTCACTGTCAACTTTAAGCCCCGTTCCTTCTACAACCTTTAGGAGACTATTTAGGCTCTCTATGAAGAGAGCGTTAACCTCAACGAGTGCGAATGTGCTTCCTGGCGAAGTCTTATTCATCCAGTCTAATGGTATCCTGAGAGGCCATTTTTCTCCATCAATTTCGTAAATCACATCAGTCCACGAGGTATTAGCCTTGCACAGTAGTAAACCGTCGTAAAGCTTGCAAGCAGAGAAGCTTTCTCCACTTCTTAGAAGCTTGCAAGCAGTCGAAGTGAGCTTCAATGTCTTCTTAATTAGAGCTTTATCGTGGGTTAACGTGTAGAGCTTTACAGCTAGATTTATTAGCTGAGGAAAAGCATCGCTAACGTGATCACCTTCATTTAAGAAGACCCTTAAACCGCGATTTTCGTAAGCTATGGATATTAGCTTCTCAACCAATTTAATAAGCCAGCTCGATACGCCCAAAATGCGTGTGTAGGTTAATAAGTTCCACCGCAACCCTTCAAGCAGGTCTCTAGTCCAGACGCTCTTAAACCACATAGCGCCAGCTTCCGGAGCTAGTATCGAGTCTATTGGTATACCGAAGGCCATTAACCTGTCAATTCTAAGTACAAGCGCATCGATCACTTGGGGTGTTACCTCATAGCGTACTTTCTTCTTAAGCTCTCCACGCAACCTCCTT harbors:
- a CDS encoding glycosyltransferase family 4 protein, whose protein sequence is MKIAFITAEYPPNVYGGLGVYSRELTTRLVKLGHEVHVFSMNPGGPPTTSLDEGVYVHRLKFVNATSALKILVNDELRSWGPGFRYLNDVFTYNVASAFEILREVEESGVTFDIISVHDWLSAIAGLIVKDEMSNVALAFHVHSTEKGRNFGGGSPTVSALELACAEKADLIITVSYAMRDQDLAPQGFPMSKVRVVWNGVDPEKFSPLRVTREEVEEVKVKHAIKDGPLILFIGRLVKVKGVDKLIEAMPYVLKDYPNARLLVIGQGDLYDYLIHLANRLNVMGHVTFINRFLNDEEKVAYYAACDVAVFPSLYEPFGIVALEAMSMERPVVVGARGCSGLREVVIPSGANQCGIHVNPYDPKDIAWGIDAVLSSQDRGRWMGVNGRKRVLENFTWDHATLRTLKVYEEIVRKCS
- a CDS encoding glycosyltransferase family 4 protein, which codes for MKVLMFSWEYPPRIIGGLARHVYWLSKALARRGVEVTVITLDYPETPRVEHERNLKIIRVSSYGYQSSDFASWVHQFNLNMIEAALEEDASIIHVHDWLTAVAGITLKHLLRRPLIATFHSTEHGRRQGSIVEAMQSHIHAIEWWLAYESWKIIVCSNYMKYELRNSLGVPEDKIVVIPNGVHLVEVPHAVDVYQVRRRYAEDWEKLVLFVGRMVYEKGVHVLVDAALSLLSRRQDVKFVIVGEGPMRKELMDKAYRSGFGHKFYFTGFIEDLELHELYRSCDVAVFPSLYEPFGIVALEALMAGKPVIVSDVGGLSEIVINGVNGLKVPPGDVHALSSAIEYLIGNPEVMRVMGENGAKIAREVYSWDTIAEKTLNLYLQVLQEYENNPWKPKKSVK
- a CDS encoding glycosyltransferase, which translates into the protein MILVFTWHINGVVGSQVQEDAEEIAKRGYEVIVLHPWHHDIGSKRRNVFYQSVAITIKDNTNIVTSVISALGDFARVLSRLIHELYDPNQVKLILSYEWSGALLGFFAKEYLKRPMITSVNSVESMRTSEKSLLSLSVRGLEMRFLHASDLIVARTEEAIVRVLNEYRIPSDRVRLSLSPAHTASIVEEVLRTFESTDV